ATCTTAGGAAAAGCTCCTTCTCTTTTTCCTATTGTTAAAGATTTGGTTTCATCATTCCAACTAAACTTAATGGTAGAAAATAATCCTTTTTCATAATTATAATTATCTTTTTCATCATCATACAATGTAAATTCACCATCAGCTCCTGGATAAATACGGATTTCTATAGGAGTACTATTTTTTTCATTAGCATATTGAACGAAAGGTCCCATTGGTAAAACTGAACCAACTTTCACATATAAAGGCATAACATCAATAGCTGCTTTAGCTTGAATGGTTTGACCTCCATCATATGTTTTTCCTGTCCAAAAATCTATCCATTTTGTATTTTCTGGCAAATAAACCGCTCTTGATTTTATAACACTAAAATCTTCTGTAACACCAATATAATGACTTCCTTTTTTCTCTACCTCAACATACATTGGGTCTGTTACAGGACAAACTAATAATGATTTCCCGAACATATATTCATCATTAATATCCAAAGCATTCTTATCATCAGCAAAATCCATGACTAATGCACGAATCATACTTGATGAATTTGCTGTTACATCCCATGATGTAGAATAAATATAAGGTAATAACCTATATCTTAAATTGATAAACTTTTCAATAGCATCATAAGCCCATGTTCCTTTGTCTCCAAATTGGTAAATTTCACGAGGACCATCAGTACCATGAGAACGCATCATAGGACAAAAAGTTCCATATTGCAACCAACGCACATACAATTCTTTATAAGCTTCATTATTATTTCTCTCTGGATAATGCGATAAGAAAAAGCCACCAATATCGGTATTCCAATATGGGATTCCAGTTAAAGAAAAATTCAATCCTGCAGCAATCTGATTTTTAAAGAGAGGCCAACTGGCTGTTACATCACCAGACCATGAGTTGGCACCGTAGCGTTGTTGACCTGCAAAAGCAGAACGGGTTAGTATAAATACACGCTTATCTTCACTAGTTGCTCGTTGATGGTCATAAACCCCTCCAACTGTTTTTAAAGGATATAAGTTTCTGTATTTTCTAAGCGATCCTAAATAGGTTTGTTCATCATAATCTTTATCTTCTCTCTCAAAATGATCAGGTTCTGTAGAATCCATCCACCAACCATCATTTCCTAAACTAAAAATACCTTTATTTAAGTATTTCCAATAAATATCTCGAGCATTTGGATTATATGCATCATAAACTTTTACACCAGAACTTTTAGCATCTTTTGGTTGCGGCCATGTATTTTTATCTGTTAAAGGCCATGTTTTAAAATCAAATAACAACCCTTTTTCATTCAATTCTTTAAAAGGCTTTGTTTCAGGACCGAAAGAAGACCAAATAGAAAAGATAACATGTGCATTTAAATTGTGAAGCTCATCAATCATTTTCTTAGGGTTTGGAAATTCTGGATTTAAAAACTCCATCCCATTCCAATGGTAATTATCGCCCCAATATTGCCAATCTTGAATAAGTCCATCAATAGGAACTCCTAATTCACGATACTTTTTTACAACCCCTACCGCTTCGTCTTGACTTACATATCTTTCTTTACTTTGCCAATAGCCATAAGTCCAATAAGGAAACATAGGAGCTTGTCCTGTTAAATCTCTAATATGCTTTACAACGCCATCTGCATTACCTCCATACATAAAATAATAATCTACACAATCTCCTACTCTAGACTCAAAAGATGTTTCGAAAACACTATCTGAAAAATCTGTTGGTGAATAATTATCCCAAAATACGCCATAACCTTTTGAAGATTGCAGTACAGGAACAGCTGTAATTAAAATTTCTTGTAAAAGATGTAACTTTTGATTTCTTTGCGACATGTTTCCATCTTGAAACTGCCCTAAACCATAAACTTCTTCATTTTTATCTAATACATATGATTGACGCACTACATAACTATCCTCATCAACATCTTTTATTGATGTAAACTGAACGCCATAATCTTTCTCAACAAGTAATGGTTTCTGATCTGAAGAAACAAAAGAAACGCTTCCTGTTTTTTTATTTATATGAACTGCTAATTTTAATGAAGAAATAATTACTTCATTTACATTTTCTAATAAACTCAAATTAAGATTTTCTGGAGTTTTAATTACTGAATGGCTCTTCTTTTCAAAATCATTTCCTATGGGAGATTTTAACACTCTTACTATTTCAGGAGTATAAAACTCAATAGTAACATTAATATTATTAATTTGAGTATTAATAACATTAAGTGTTTGTTCATCTTCTTGCGCTTTGACAAGAAAATTAAAAGCAAATACAAGAATCAATAATAAACTAAACTTTTTCTTCATAATATAATCTTACACAATTAATAAGTGTAAAAATAACATTTATTTTATAATATCATAAAAAATCCCTTTCCAAATGAATGAAAAGGGATATATAAAGAGGTTTTTAGAACACAAGAAATAACCAACCAAATATTTACCCTAAATTAAAATTAATCTTGAATTCTTACTTGACTCTCTACAATATCTTTAATAGGTACTACTAATTTACCTTCTACCATTTTTAAAGTTACCGATGTACCATCAATAGATTCTACCTCACCTTTAACGTTATTAAATTCTATATTTTGTCCTATCTCATATGTTTTTCTCGCATAAAATGTTTTTAATAAATCGCTCACTATTTTTTGCGCTCCAAAACCAAAAGCCAAAGCAAAGGCTAATAAAAAGGCAGCCAATATCATGGTAATATTACTCGTAATAATATCAGTATCAACGCCTGCTTGATTTAGTGCGGTTATAGATGTAAAAATTAAGATAATAAAAAACACCACCTGACTTATAATTTTTGCTCCTGATAAATCCATAGAATCAAAAAAAGATTTTAGACCTTTTTTAATAACGCTTGCTAAAACTAATCCGATAGTAAAGATTACTATGGCTGCAAATAATTGTGGTAAATACCCCAGGAGATAACTTATTTGTTCCGAAATCATGGTTAAATTTAATATATCTGACACCATAATTATCAGTATAATATACATGATCCATTTTACAAAGTTTGAAACAATTTTAACGGTATCAAAATTCAATTTTTTACCTTCAATTATTTCTATATCATTTAATTTATCATCTATTTTATTGGCATTAGCTAGCTTTAAAACCTTTTTAACAATGCGAACTATTATTTTTGTAATCAACCACCCGAAAATCAAGACAATAATGGCGCCTATTATACTAGGAAACACCTTTGTTACCTCTATCCACATGACATTTAAAGATTCCATGGCAATATTTTTCCACTCTGCTGCTTTTTCCATGATTTAATATTTTTTGTTACTATTACTTTGAGTTATTTATATTTTATTTTTTTCTCTTATTTATTACAGACTCAATAAGGTCTCCTACATTATAAGAGAATAATGTAGCTAGATCCATAAGTAATTTTGCCATGGCAATATCACTCATAACCTTAGACTTAAGTTCTTTCGGAACTTCCTTAAGAGGCTGGTCTACATATTTAAACGGATTCTCCATTATTAAAGGTTATTAGCGTATACAGTTTGTAATTTGTCTTTAGCACGTTTAATTCTCATTTTAACCGCACTTTCTCCTATTCCTAAAACACTTTCAATCTCTTTTATAGAAAGAGAATCTTGGTATTTTAATAATAAAATCATTTTCTCCTCTGGAGAAATTAGCTCTAAAGCTACCTTCAATTTATCAACCTTCATACTTAAAAACCCCGTATCATCTTCATCATCTGAAAGATTTTCAATATCAGTATAATCCACTGATTGTTTTTCAAACTTTTTAGCCGTATTTCTAGTTACATAATTTACGCAATGATTATATGTAAATGAATATAACCATGTTGAAAATTTAGACTTCCCTTTAAAACTAGCTAACTTTATAAAGAGTTTTAAAAACACATCTTGCGTTAAATCTTTAGCTTCATCCTCATTATTTGCAAACCCATAACACTTGTTATATACTAGCATAGCATACCTGTCATACAAAATCTCAAAAAGTAATGTGTCATTATTTTTTACAATACCATCTACCAGTTCTTCGTCTGATAATTCATTAATATTTTCTAGGGTCCTCAAATAATGTAGCTTTCGCTATTTAGTTGTTATCGTCTTTAAGACACTTCTTTTTTTTAAAAGTCACACGTATTTTGTGAAAATTAAAAATATAACTATTGAGGTCTGAAAAAGCGAATAGTTAATACGCATTCAATACGCAAATTGTTATTTAAGAACCTGTTTTTAAAACAAAAACAGAAAAGCTTTAATTTTAAAATAAACGCCTACATTTTATAAAATAAAATATGATACTTGCCGATGATTATGCCTACTTTTTTGTTGATGATATAAATAACAACTTAATTGGCATATGAAAAGTTGAAAGGTGGTATTATAAAGTATTTTTTTACTAATTTTATTCTATTAAATAATTCATCTTATTCTATTAAACAATTACCCCATGAGAATACCTTTTGTTTGCTTACTAATTGTTCTTTTTTTATCTCCTAATTACAACTATGCCTCTGATGATTTTTGGGGTTCAACAGG
The nucleotide sequence above comes from Flavobacteriaceae bacterium HL-DH10. Encoded proteins:
- a CDS encoding glycoside hydrolase family 31 protein codes for the protein MKKKFSLLLILVFAFNFLVKAQEDEQTLNVINTQINNINVTIEFYTPEIVRVLKSPIGNDFEKKSHSVIKTPENLNLSLLENVNEVIISSLKLAVHINKKTGSVSFVSSDQKPLLVEKDYGVQFTSIKDVDEDSYVVRQSYVLDKNEEVYGLGQFQDGNMSQRNQKLHLLQEILITAVPVLQSSKGYGVFWDNYSPTDFSDSVFETSFESRVGDCVDYYFMYGGNADGVVKHIRDLTGQAPMFPYWTYGYWQSKERYVSQDEAVGVVKKYRELGVPIDGLIQDWQYWGDNYHWNGMEFLNPEFPNPKKMIDELHNLNAHVIFSIWSSFGPETKPFKELNEKGLLFDFKTWPLTDKNTWPQPKDAKSSGVKVYDAYNPNARDIYWKYLNKGIFSLGNDGWWMDSTEPDHFEREDKDYDEQTYLGSLRKYRNLYPLKTVGGVYDHQRATSEDKRVFILTRSAFAGQQRYGANSWSGDVTASWPLFKNQIAAGLNFSLTGIPYWNTDIGGFFLSHYPERNNNEAYKELYVRWLQYGTFCPMMRSHGTDGPREIYQFGDKGTWAYDAIEKFINLRYRLLPYIYSTSWDVTANSSSMIRALVMDFADDKNALDINDEYMFGKSLLVCPVTDPMYVEVEKKGSHYIGVTEDFSVIKSRAVYLPENTKWIDFWTGKTYDGGQTIQAKAAIDVMPLYVKVGSVLPMGPFVQYANEKNSTPIEIRIYPGADGEFTLYDDEKDNYNYEKGLFSTIKFSWNDETKSLTIGKREGAFPKMIKKCQFNIIVVDDNNGNGMETIPKAKTKTIIYKGKELVLKMN
- a CDS encoding mechanosensitive ion channel, with translation MEKAAEWKNIAMESLNVMWIEVTKVFPSIIGAIIVLIFGWLITKIIVRIVKKVLKLANANKIDDKLNDIEIIEGKKLNFDTVKIVSNFVKWIMYIILIIMVSDILNLTMISEQISYLLGYLPQLFAAIVIFTIGLVLASVIKKGLKSFFDSMDLSGAKIISQVVFFIILIFTSITALNQAGVDTDIITSNITMILAAFLLAFALAFGFGAQKIVSDLLKTFYARKTYEIGQNIEFNNVKGEVESIDGTSVTLKMVEGKLVVPIKDIVESQVRIQD
- a CDS encoding sigma-70 family RNA polymerase sigma factor; the protein is MRTLENINELSDEELVDGIVKNNDTLLFEILYDRYAMLVYNKCYGFANNEDEAKDLTQDVFLKLFIKLASFKGKSKFSTWLYSFTYNHCVNYVTRNTAKKFEKQSVDYTDIENLSDDEDDTGFLSMKVDKLKVALELISPEEKMILLLKYQDSLSIKEIESVLGIGESAVKMRIKRAKDKLQTVYANNL